A genomic window from Tautonia rosea includes:
- a CDS encoding polysaccharide deacetylase family protein: MLNKRRFLAHRMRDLGLLRAMEQLSRHPCLLVLAYHRIGDPALTPDYGPVFSATPEDFQAQIKGIQRAFRLLSPAELIDMASGEVPLTEPCAAITFDDGYRDQFDHALPALTRAGASAIFFIPPDLIDHPRPFWWDLVSRIIRQTDRDRLELDEPARLTIDLTRTRRDEALALVVRACLAARRLDEHRLAEHLQERAGVRLDLDALGRSAMMTWDQVQALAEAGMGVGSHGQTHRRLADLDESEQSEELIRSKQLLESRLGRPADAISYPYGKYGDYDDRTCRIAREAGYRAGFTFGGRSNRPGSNRPYEVARINVGSADSPSMVRARLALDRAFGRSFI; encoded by the coding sequence ATGCTTAACAAACGTCGATTTCTGGCTCACCGAATGAGGGATCTTGGTCTGCTTCGTGCGATGGAGCAGCTTTCCCGACACCCTTGTCTGCTTGTGCTGGCATACCATCGGATCGGGGATCCCGCCCTTACGCCGGACTACGGGCCGGTGTTCTCGGCAACTCCCGAGGACTTTCAAGCCCAGATCAAGGGGATTCAGCGGGCCTTCCGGCTGCTCTCGCCGGCTGAGTTGATCGACATGGCCTCCGGTGAGGTCCCCCTCACCGAACCGTGCGCCGCAATAACCTTTGACGACGGCTACCGCGATCAGTTCGACCATGCCTTGCCCGCGCTTACCAGGGCCGGAGCCTCGGCCATCTTCTTCATTCCTCCGGACCTGATCGACCACCCCCGGCCGTTCTGGTGGGATCTCGTCTCTCGGATCATCCGGCAGACCGACCGGGATCGTCTGGAACTGGATGAGCCGGCCCGACTGACCATCGACCTGACCCGAACACGTCGCGACGAGGCCCTCGCCCTCGTGGTCCGCGCCTGCCTCGCCGCTCGCCGGCTCGACGAGCATCGTCTGGCCGAGCACCTGCAGGAACGGGCCGGTGTTCGGCTCGACCTCGATGCCCTCGGCCGATCGGCGATGATGACCTGGGATCAGGTTCAAGCCCTGGCCGAGGCGGGCATGGGGGTCGGCTCCCACGGTCAGACCCATCGCAGGCTGGCCGATCTGGACGAGTCGGAACAGTCGGAGGAGCTGATCCGTTCGAAGCAATTGCTGGAGTCCAGGCTGGGCCGACCGGCCGATGCCATTTCGTATCCTTATGGAAAATACGGGGATTACGACGATCGGACGTGCCGAATCGCACGAGAGGCCGGATACCGGGCCGGCTTTACCTTCGGAGGTCGTTCGAATCGTCCCGGTTCGAATCGCCCCTACGAGGTGGCCCGGATTAACGTCGGATCGGCCGACTCTCCCTCGATGGTCCGGGCCAGACTGGCGCTTGACCGAGCCTTCGGTCGATC
- the nadD gene encoding nicotinate-nucleotide adenylyltransferase, with translation MRLGLFGGTFDPIHLGHLILAESCREALALDEVWFVVAGQPPHKGGDRTAVADRIEMVRIAIAGHPNFTVSEVEANSPGPHYTYQTLEATARDRPDDHLFFLIGGDSLVDLPTWREPGLVMELATVVAVGRAGFAEPSADQMRPILERAPRARPIERVNAPQIEIASRDLRRRVAEGRSIRYLVPRGVEAFIKARNLYRRRPE, from the coding sequence ATGCGATTAGGTTTGTTCGGCGGCACCTTCGATCCGATCCACCTGGGTCATCTGATCCTTGCCGAGTCGTGCCGGGAAGCGTTGGCGCTGGATGAGGTCTGGTTTGTCGTTGCCGGCCAGCCCCCTCACAAGGGCGGCGATCGAACGGCGGTGGCGGATCGGATCGAGATGGTCCGGATCGCCATTGCCGGGCACCCGAACTTTACCGTCTCGGAGGTCGAGGCGAATTCGCCAGGACCCCACTACACCTATCAAACCCTCGAAGCCACTGCCCGCGATCGGCCCGACGATCATTTGTTTTTTTTGATTGGAGGCGACAGCCTGGTTGATTTGCCGACCTGGCGGGAGCCTGGGCTCGTGATGGAATTGGCCACGGTGGTCGCGGTGGGGCGGGCGGGTTTCGCCGAGCCTTCGGCCGACCAGATGCGACCGATCCTCGAACGGGCTCCGCGGGCCCGACCCATCGAACGGGTCAATGCTCCTCAGATCGAAATTGCCTCACGAGACCTGAGGCGGCGGGTCGCTGAGGGCAGAAGCATCCGTTACCTCGTTCCTCGTGGGGTTGAAGCATTCATCAAGGCGCGAAACCTGTACCGGAGGAGACCGGAATGA
- a CDS encoding baeRF10 domain-containing protein — protein MMPITRDDLEILLDTPQQLNYVVSAYADLTVRDGFRHFASTELANIARAADTALSEAEARKVLDEHVGPILKEVEQTKPGAKGLAAFSAPGRGLFHVIPLHFPVENKLVLDEDPFVMPLLERWFGDPSYLVALIDSHELHLFEAHSGHAEHVTGLNKEVPVEIQRDKPRFTYKKRFLDTWHERQQQLTNDQFLKGAADLISDHYRAGAFTGLILLGQAPTTSAIRRLLHKEADTAVVLEHAQSMKPEPKVKDVEGDVSRAMDQWRAAERGRILDELKQRWEQGHLVANGPTEVLDALQQGRAVEVIIGPDRTMPGARCSSCGYRFGAPTAQCVYCNGRTINVNAVQEILRMAVRQPVARVHLLGRPGERAPDPMERANGVAAFLRAEANWTPSEPVRA, from the coding sequence ATGATGCCAATCACCCGAGACGACTTGGAAATTCTGCTCGATACACCGCAGCAGCTCAACTATGTCGTCAGTGCCTATGCGGACCTGACCGTCCGCGATGGATTCCGACACTTTGCCAGCACGGAATTAGCAAACATCGCACGCGCTGCCGACACGGCACTCTCGGAAGCCGAGGCGCGCAAGGTCCTGGACGAGCACGTCGGACCGATACTCAAGGAAGTCGAACAGACCAAGCCGGGAGCCAAGGGACTGGCCGCGTTTAGCGCTCCGGGGCGAGGACTCTTCCACGTGATTCCGCTCCACTTTCCGGTCGAAAACAAGCTGGTGCTGGATGAAGACCCGTTCGTCATGCCGTTGCTGGAGCGTTGGTTCGGTGATCCGAGCTATCTGGTTGCTTTGATTGACTCTCACGAACTGCATCTCTTCGAGGCCCACTCGGGGCACGCCGAACATGTCACCGGGCTGAACAAGGAAGTCCCTGTCGAGATCCAACGCGACAAGCCGCGATTTACCTACAAGAAGCGTTTTCTCGACACCTGGCACGAACGGCAGCAGCAATTGACGAACGATCAGTTCCTCAAGGGAGCCGCCGATCTGATCTCGGACCACTACCGCGCCGGTGCATTTACGGGTCTCATTTTGCTCGGTCAGGCACCCACGACCTCAGCCATCCGCCGCTTGCTCCACAAGGAGGCTGATACTGCGGTGGTCCTTGAACACGCACAATCCATGAAGCCGGAGCCAAAGGTTAAAGATGTCGAGGGGGATGTGTCGCGGGCAATGGATCAATGGAGGGCCGCTGAGCGAGGACGAATTCTCGACGAATTGAAGCAGCGATGGGAGCAAGGCCATCTGGTCGCCAACGGTCCGACTGAGGTGCTTGACGCCCTACAACAGGGACGAGCCGTCGAGGTGATTATCGGTCCGGACCGGACCATGCCCGGTGCGCGTTGTTCATCCTGCGGCTATCGATTCGGAGCACCGACAGCCCAGTGCGTTTACTGCAATGGTCGGACAATTAACGTGAACGCAGTGCAGGAGATTCTTCGCATGGCGGTCCGTCAGCCAGTCGCTCGTGTCCATTTGCTCGGACGTCCGGGAGAACGGGCCCCCGATCCGATGGAGCGAGCCAACGGGGTCGCCGCTTTCCTTCGAGCCGAGGCGAACTGGACCCCTTCGGAACCGGTCCGGGCTTGA